A single region of the Candidatus Methylomirabilota bacterium genome encodes:
- a CDS encoding peptidyl-prolyl cis-trans isomerase — translation MRQSSRYFLAFVVITFVASLAYFGATQDRGGTTAVATVNGEEISATAYERAYRSTVEQYRQVFKERFSEDLLRSLRVQDQVVDRLVTDRLIQQQADREGLRVSDEELAEEIMRISAFQTGGRFSREQYLRVLGRVQLTTAAFEQDVRSELLQRKVRALVTEGAKVSDAELRLYWETQHEGVRAIYLLVTPEPFVAGMAVTDAELETYHKAHPAEFTRPERRRVLAALLPTASVSFPAVTDADVEAAYKERRQEYDQPMRLKVAHILVRVPSVGGSEAEDRAKAKAEEALQRVRAGADFAQVARDVSEDTATAPRGGELGPVARGELVPQFEQLAFSLKPGEIGGPVRTPFGYHVIKVLDIVPASKKELREVASAIRASLAAEGQQKAARERAQEAQQALLAARDFAAEARRRGLTVREVGPLGRTDPIEGIGRAREASEAIFALPLDGVSAPVKVSEGYVIFRLIEREASRLLPLAEVRNEVADKVRRAKALDAAKAKAGQLADALRAGEDPRALATRESVSLGEAAAHSRAEPLRDAELGQALGSLALELPEGGVGDPVSSPKGFYVVKVVAREHPDPAKFEAARRELEKQLLEQKRNQTWEGWLAAARARAKIEINRKVLPQSQAG, via the coding sequence ATCCACGGTCGAGCAGTACCGTCAGGTCTTCAAGGAGCGCTTCAGCGAGGACCTCCTGCGCTCGCTGCGGGTCCAGGATCAAGTGGTCGATCGGCTGGTGACGGACCGCCTGATCCAGCAGCAGGCCGACCGGGAAGGCCTCCGCGTCTCGGACGAGGAGCTGGCCGAGGAGATCATGCGCATCAGCGCCTTCCAGACGGGCGGGCGCTTCTCGCGTGAACAATATCTCCGGGTCCTCGGCCGGGTCCAGCTCACCACCGCCGCCTTCGAGCAGGACGTCCGGTCCGAGCTCCTCCAGCGGAAGGTCCGGGCCCTCGTCACGGAAGGCGCCAAGGTCTCCGACGCCGAGCTGCGGCTCTACTGGGAGACGCAGCACGAGGGTGTCCGGGCCATCTACCTCCTGGTGACGCCCGAACCCTTCGTGGCGGGAATGGCGGTGACCGACGCCGAGCTCGAGACGTACCACAAGGCCCATCCCGCGGAGTTCACGCGGCCGGAGCGCCGGCGCGTCCTGGCGGCCCTGTTGCCGACGGCGAGCGTGTCCTTCCCGGCCGTGACGGACGCCGACGTCGAGGCGGCCTACAAGGAGCGGCGCCAGGAGTACGACCAGCCCATGCGGCTCAAGGTCGCCCACATCCTGGTGCGGGTCCCCAGCGTCGGCGGGAGCGAGGCCGAGGACCGCGCCAAGGCCAAGGCCGAAGAGGCCCTCCAGCGCGTCCGGGCCGGAGCGGACTTCGCCCAGGTGGCCCGTGACGTCTCCGAGGATACCGCCACCGCCCCGCGAGGTGGGGAGCTCGGGCCCGTCGCCCGCGGAGAGCTCGTCCCCCAGTTCGAGCAGCTCGCCTTCAGCCTCAAGCCCGGCGAGATCGGCGGCCCCGTGCGCACGCCGTTCGGCTACCACGTGATCAAGGTGCTCGACATCGTGCCGGCCTCGAAGAAGGAGCTCCGCGAGGTCGCGTCGGCCATCCGGGCCAGCCTCGCCGCCGAAGGGCAGCAGAAGGCCGCGCGGGAGAGGGCCCAGGAGGCCCAGCAGGCCCTGCTGGCCGCCAGGGACTTCGCGGCCGAGGCGCGGCGCCGGGGCCTCACCGTCCGCGAGGTCGGGCCGCTCGGCCGGACCGATCCGATCGAGGGAATCGGTCGCGCGCGGGAGGCGAGCGAGGCGATCTTCGCGCTGCCGCTCGACGGCGTGAGCGCCCCGGTCAAGGTGTCCGAGGGCTATGTGATCTTCCGGCTGATCGAGCGGGAGGCATCCCGGCTGTTGCCGCTCGCGGAGGTCCGCAACGAGGTCGCGGACAAGGTGCGGCGAGCGAAGGCCCTCGACGCCGCCAAGGCCAAGGCCGGCCAGCTCGCGGACGCCCTCCGGGCCGGCGAGGACCCGCGGGCGCTGGCCACGCGGGAGAGCGTGAGCCTGGGCGAGGCGGCGGCCCACTCGCGGGCCGAGCCGCTGCGCGACGCGGAGCTGGGGCAGGCGCTCGGCTCGCTGGCCCTCGAGCTCCCCGAGGGCGGGGTCGGAGACCCCGTGAGCAGCCCCAAGGGCTTCTACGTCGTGAAGGTCGTCGCCCGCGAGCATCCGGACCCGGCGAAGTTCGAGGCCGCGCGGCGCGAGCTCGAGAAGCAGCTCCTCGAGCAGAAGCGCAACCAGACCTGGGAAGGGTGGCTCGCCGCCGCCCGCGCCCGGGCAAAGATCGAGATCAACCGGAAGGTCCTGCCGCAGAGCCAGGCTGGGTAA